The Pithys albifrons albifrons isolate INPA30051 chromosome 6, PitAlb_v1, whole genome shotgun sequence region AGAACTTGAAGATTTTGATTCCTTGGCTTCTTAGTCCCGAGAGCCTGGATGTCAAGGAGATCAATGGGAACCACATCACCTGTCGAGGCCTTGTGGAGTATTTTAAGGTATTGGTTTATTTGAGAGAAAGTGGGTTTGTTCATCTGTGGTTAaagggacagcaggagcagccagggcagccctAATAGTCCTGAGGGCAAACACCTGAACACACAGTGAGCCCAAAAAGTGGGAGGAGCTGTTTTCCTCCCCTGGAGAAATGAGGACTAGAGTGGGGAAGCTCAGGGCTGCATTCCTGTTGCCTTTggaaaaaagcttatttttgtTGTCATGACTACTGGGATATCTCCCTGTGAGACACTGGTGAGTAATTCTCACCACCCACTCCCCAGGGGTACCTGCCTCTGGCTCCTTCTCCCTCAGGGAAGGACAGAGGTAGgtgcagggctggtgggagagaCACTTGGGGTGAGTGGTGGAGGGAGAGCCTTGAGGGACTGTCCCAGCACACCCTGGGTGGACCTTCAGCCACATTCCATAATATTTTCTGACCAGGAGCATCCTCCTCTCCCAAATGCTGTCAAAACTGTGTCTGGAGCTGGCTGGGGAGGGTTGGTGTTGCTGGTGTGTGTTGCATTCCATGTGATTTGCTGTTTTCCAGGCATACATAAAGATCTACCAAGGGGAGGAGTTGCCACACCCCAAGTCGATGCTGCAGGTACGTGAGTGGGAATTCATGCACTGTAATTCCCATTAATTCCCAGGTCATTGGTGAGGTGTCCAACTAGTGCAGCGCTTTGGGTCTTCTGTGACTGCATTCCCAAAGCCTTCCTGTAACACCCCAACGGACAggattttgggaagggtttGGCAGTCAGGAGCCTGACATGGCTTAGGAATTGCACTTTGGATGGGCTGGGGGAGTTGCTGATtgcacacagcagcagccagctcAGCTGGAATGGTTCCCCACAGCTGAGGAGCATCCttgggggcacacagggaggtgacagggCTCTGCACCTGGGCAGGGGCTCCCAGGCTGCTGTTCCACTCTTGGAGCCAGCCAGCATTCCAGGAGGGTGCAGCTGTGGCTGTTTACATATGGCTGAGACTTTTATCTCTTTCCTTGCTGTTTCCCACGCTGAAGCCACAGATTTCATTGCTGTGGCTTGGAGGGCAGGAATCCTCTCTTCATTCAGGCTTTTGGATGTGTAAATGTGGGATGATCTTACTTGGGATCGGTTGGAGGCTGGGAGAGCACACTTGGCTAAGCAAGGGAGCTCCTTAATCCTGGGTGTCACACACATGTCCTGGCTGTGAACAGTGTTGTGTGGccactccctgctgtgccactgcttAACCCTGTCCTTCTGCACCTAAATTTTGTGCCCCTTTTGCCCTTCCAGGCCACAGCAGAAGCCAACAACTTAGCAGCAGTTGCCACTGCCAAAGACACCTACAGCAAGAGGATGGAAGAGGTGGGTGGTGCTGAGAATGTCTGTTCATGGTATTCCTGTCtggagaatcatggaatcctggaatggtttgggttgggagggactttaaagaccccctgccatgggcagggacacctcccaccagcccaggttgctccaagccctgtccaacctggcctgggacactcccagggatggggcagccacagcttctctgggtacctgtgccagggcctgcccaccctcccagccaggaattccttcccaatatcccacctgtccctgctctctggcagtgggaagccattccctgtgtcctgtccctccatcccttgtccccagtccctctccagctctcctggagcccctttaggcactggaaggggctctcaggtctccctggagccctcccttctccaggtgagcccctcCAACTCTGTCCTTGTAAACAAACCTCCCTGCTTGGCTTCCTGGTAGGAAATGTCTCCTATGTTCCTGCTGGAAAAAGTTCCTTCTCCCAGGCTGGGGGAGAGCAAAGCCTGGTATTGTGGCAGGACAGAGGTGGGTGAGTGACAAGTGCTCTCATCCCCTGGCAGCTCTCTGCAGACCACAGGGCCTCTGAGTTTGCATCCTTATCCCAGCATTCCCCAAAAATGTGATGGAATGGGTTGGTCACCTGTGCCATGGCTGGTGTTAATTAGGGGACAAAGTCATTATAACTGCCCTTCCAGCAGTGTCCTGGcctttctcagctctgctgaggggctgggagggggatgTTTGGAGGTGAAGCTCAGACCCCAGGCTGTCTCCAGCCACTTCCAGGCCCCCTCTCTGTTCATCCCTATGATCACAGAATATTGGAGATTGCTGCCTGTTGGCAGGAAAAACCCACAGAGCTGCATGGCCCAACTGGACCTTAAAACTAATGAGTCCCTCCTCTGATACAGAAGGAAAATCCTTCCAGATAAGGTTTCCAGCTTTACAAAAAGTTGGGATTCAGGGTCAGTGTGGGAAGCTGTGAGGGAATcaagcaggagctgtgggatggggcagcagtTCTCAGTGtaacctgcccctgccccaggtggGCAGCCCAGTCACAGCCCAATCCCTGCTGGATCCAGtgatgctgcagagctgtgattcCCATGGGTGGTGAGATTCCAGGAGTGACTCTGGCATGTTTCCACAAGGGGACAAGCCCTTCCTGGCACTGTGGGATGTGGCAGCAGGTGTCAGTGTaaccagcccctgccccaggtggGCAGCCCAGTCCCTGAGCAATCCCTGCTGGATGCAGCAGTCCCACAGAGCTGTGATTCCCATGGGTGCTGACAGTCTGGGAGTGACCCTGGCGCATTCCCACACAGGTGTGTGGAGGGGACAAACCCTTCCTGGCACcgtgggctggggcagcaggtgTCAGTGTAACTAGCCCCATTCCCCACACAGGTGTGTGGTGGGGACAAGCCCTTCCTGGCTCTGGGATGGGACAGCAGGTGTCAGTGTaacctgcccctgtcccaggtCAATCCCTGCTGGATCCAGCAGTCCCACAGAGCCATGATTCCTATGGGTGCTGACATCCTGGGAGTGACCCTGGTGCATTCCCACAAGAGAAAAAGCCCTTCCTGGCACcgtgggctggggcagcaagTGTCTGTAACCAGCCCCGTTCCCCACACAGGTGTGTGGAGGGGACAAGCCCTTCCTGGCTGTGTTGCATGGGACAGCAGGTGTCAGCGTAACCAGCTCCGTTCCCCACATAGGTGTGCGGCGGGGACAAACCCTTCCTGATTCTGGGATGGGACAGCAGGTGTCACTGTAACCAGCCCCGTTCCCCCCGCAGGTGTGTGGAGGGGACAAGCCCTTCCtggctctgggatggcacagcaggTGTCAGTGTAACCAGCCCCGTTCCCCCCGCAGGTGTGTGGAGGGGACAAGCCCTTCCtggctctgggatggcacagcaggTGTCAGTGTAACCAGCTCCGTTCCCCACATAGGTGTGCGGTGGGGACAAACCCTTCCTGAttctgggatggcacagcaggTGTCAGTGTAACCAGCCCCGTTCCCCCCGCAGGTGTGTGGAGGGGACAAGCCCTTCCTGGTTCTGGGATGGGACAGAAGGTGTCACTGTAACCAGCCCCGTTCCCCCCGCAGGTGTGTGGAGGGGACAAGCCCTTCCTGGCTCCCAGCGACCTGCAGAGCAAACACGCGGAGCTGAAGGAGGAGGCGGTGCGGCTGTTCCGGGGGGTGAAGAAGATGGGCGGGGAGGAGTTCAGCCGGCGCtacctgcagcagctggagggcgAGATCGACGAGCTCTACATCCAGTACATCAAGCACAACGACAGCAAGAACATCTTCCACGCCGCGCGCACCCCGGCCACACTCTTCGTCGTCATCTTCATCACCTACGTCAGCGCCGGCGTCACTGGCTTCGTGGGCCTGGACATCATTGCCAGCCTGTGCAACATGGTCATGGGCTTGACACTTATCACCCTCTGTACCTGGGCTTACATCAGGTACTCAGGGGAGTACAGAGAACTGGGCGCAGTCATAGACCAAGTGGCCGCAGCCTTGTGGGACCAGGTAGGATAAAGAGCTTTTggtttaaacaaacaaacaaaaaaccccaccctgaTGAGTTCTTAAAGGGATTTGCCTCCCTGTTGAAGTGGTGTGGGATTTTAGGGTTGTGAGGTCCAGCAGATCCAGCTGTTTGTGCTGTGATGGGTGAGGGGAGACCCGAGCCTTGGTTTAAGTTTTAATCTACTCTTTAGACCTTCTgggtggggaaaggagggacAGAGGAATTGCTTTCAGATCAGCCTGTGGAGTTTGCTGTAAGGTGAAGTGCCTTAGGGATGTCAGAGCAGGATGAACAGcaaggctggggctgtgtccctgAGCCTGAGCCTCTGGATGCTGCCCAGTGTGGAAAACAAGCTGTGTAGATCCGGGCTGGGCATGAGAAAACTCACAGCAACCTCTTTTGTTTTGgctctttttttcctacttgGCTTACCCATCATCAGATGTGAGTCTGTGGAGCCTCAGACCCTGTGGGAATGTGGCAGCTTTGCCATGTATCCCACTGGGATCCTCAGAGCTGGTGTGTGCCTGCTGtttgcatgtctgtgtgtgtcagaAATGAAGATCCACCTCCTTCCCCTGGTTCAACACAGGGATTTCGGCTCTCCTGGGTCAGCTAGAGCTCAAGGCCAAGTGTTGGCTCTGCATGTTTTGGCACCAGGCCCAGCTTTCCCATTACagccctttccttttcccactgGGGAAAGCCTGCACCCTGCATGTTCCCACTGTCCCCCTTTGCCCCATCCAGGGGtgcagtccctgtgcccagagagctgaaaggctgtgctggcctcctgctcttcccatggcagggctgggtgaaCTCATCCCTCAGAAGCCACCATAGGTTTGATTCCTGACAGGAAAAGCCATTCTCCAGTCTTTTACCTGCTCCTTTCATCCACCAGCAAGGTTTCCATGGAGAGCAAGCACATGtggctgcttccctgtgctgctggagctgaacaTGCAGCTTTGGGAGAAAAACTGGATGCATTTATTTGGTTCCTTCatcccagagctggcagtggtgctgcccaggcagcagTCCCAGGTGGATTCATCCTGAtttccctgagcatccccatAACCCCCACAGCAGTGGCTCTTTGCTCAGGGACACTCCCAGCTGCCTTTGGGATGTGCTGGAATATTTAAACCCAGCAGTTGCCCATCCCTGTGGAGGAAGCAGTGAGAGTTCAGCAAGAACAGACAGCAGGAAGTTGTTGCCCACTTACAACATGCccagctgggggaaaaaaaaaagagggtaaAGTGCCTGGAGCTCCTCCATGACTTTCCAACCAGAGGGAAAGTTCTCTGGagaaggagctgtgcaggcagtgGGGCTCTGCCCACCACAAGCCCAGGGCGATTCCAAGccctcctggctctgtcccAGGGCGATTCCAAGccctcctggctctgtcccAGGGCGATTGATTCCAAGccctcctggctctgtcccAGGGAACTGGGACCgggtacaggagggatggagcagtgaGGGGTCCTGCCCGTTTGGGATGAGCCCCCCTGGAACACACCGGGGCTGAGCCCCATGTGCTCCCACGGACACTCGTGATGCACAGAgatgtttctctctctttgtctcCCCTCCCCAAtgcctgtcccagggaagcacCAACGAGGTAAGTGGCTCTTTGTTCTCCGCATGCCCcggggccagccctgcccactcTCAGAGCCGTTTGGGCTCGTTGCGGActgggagggctctgggcagcagctctgcctgttcccTGTGATCCACATGCCTGGGAAGGGTGTGATGTGGGCACTGCactccaggcagtgctgggagccaAGTGGGGCAGAGATCTGGGCAGGGAGTGTGATGTTGTGGTGTGGATTGTCATCTCCCATCGGTTCTGTGTGTGGATTCTCCTGTTGTGCTGAGAGGTCAAACCCAAACCCTGCTTTGTTTGAAGCACCAGGTGTGCAGGGAGGGACCCCCACCAGGTgggcagcccctgtgcctggggaggcctctctgtgctgctggaagggctctgtgtggggtttttttggaaaaacCACCCCCTATTGGATTAAGACCTGGACTGATCCCACAGTGTGGGAttctgcccctcaggtgagacccacctgcagagctgccccaacCCCTGGAGCACCAACGagggtgtggagctgctggagagtccagaggaggccacggagatgctccagggctggagcccctttggagccaggctgggagagctggggggtcacctggggaagagaaggctccaggaagacctgagagcccctgccagtgcctaaaggggctccaggagagctggagagggactggggacaagggatggagggacaggacacagggaatggcttcccactgccagagggcagggctgggtgggatattgggaaggaattggtgtctgggagggtgggcaggccctggcacaggttgcccagagcagctgtggctgccccatccctgggagtgtcccaggccaggttggacagggcttggagcaccctgggctggtgggaggtatCCCTGCCATAGGAGaggatgagctttaatgtcccttccaacccaaaccattgtgtgattccatgatttatggacacagacacagcagcccctcctgggcCAGGCTCTTCTGTCTCCACTTGCCCAGTGCTGCAGGATCCCAGTGCTCCTTGCCAGGCTGGCACTAGGGGCAACTGGAACCTTGTTTAGGCAGAGCCTTGTCAGCATCTGATGAAACCAAGACAGATTCCTCACTAATCTGTGTTTACACTCACGGGCATTAATCCAGCCTTGTAGCCAAGTGACTCCCCAGCCTGGCCAAGGCTTGTGACAGGAcagctccatcccctgccatgtcACCAAagcctcccagtgccctctgtCAGGGCCAACACACTCTGGAGACACTGAGTGAGTTCTGTGGGGAgttcctttaaaagaaaacagagcagttGAAACGCAGCCCATTCCAGAGCAGCTGTTTGGTCCCTCCCTGGAGTGAGGCAGAACATGGGCCTGGCTGGGGTTGAACTCCTGGACAAATCCTGACAAGTGAAAATCAGTGCTGAGACTGGTTTGGCATCATAAAACTCCTAAAATAGCCCCAAATGCTGCAGGGTCAGTTATGGATTGCAGGTGATTGTGAAGACACgcagaggagctgtgtgaaGGCTCCTCCACCAGTCCAGTGTTCCCAGACAATCCCCAAAACATCTCCATTCCCTCAGGCCCTCTGGGATGTGTCCAGCATCACCTTGGACATCCCTGGGCTTTTCTCAtcccccaccctcctcctgcagcttcagCTTCTCCTTCGTTCACACCCCGGGCACATGAGGCACAAACACCCTGTCAGGTGCCTCTTCCCACCCCTTCCAGAGCTAATCCTGGCTCGCCAGCACtccccagcaggagctggtgggattTGGGTtgtgcttttttcctccctcagtgACAAGTTCATTTAAAATGGGAATGTCATGACAGCTGGTCACACAAAATTCCTCTTTAGCCTTGGCATCTCCTCTGCCTTTTGCTCCGGGATAAAAGTGGGGGATAAAAGGggatggagagatggagagaCAGAGGTGTTATCTGTCTGTCACCCCTCCATGGGCTCAGAGCCTggtccagccctgctgtgtgtggGAAAGGCAGCCCCTGGTGCTCCAGAGCAGCCACTCCTGACCCTGGAGTTACAGCAGGACTGAAGAAAAATGgtaaaatcagaaggaaaaaaatctgcaccATCGGCAGAAAAATGATCAGGACAATGACCTGTCCCAGCCTCGGGGCCTGGGTGTGATGGGGAAGGCAAATGCTGAGGCTGCAGGAATTTAACCTGTCTGCATATGGGAAACCAGCCCCTGGGAGTCTCCTACAGTCCAAATTATTGATTTAATACAGCTCAGAAGGGTGAGATTTTGAAAATTGGAACTGTAGAATTGTGGAataccctgagctgggagggatccacagggaccatccagtccaacccttggcctTGCACAGACACctcaacaatcccaccctgtacccttgtccaaaccctcctggagctctggcagccctggggctgtgccctctgccctggggagcctggtcagtgcccaccaccctctgggggaaggacctttccctgatatccaacccaaccctgccctggcacagctccagccattccctgggtcctcaCTCAGCAATCTGGAGATCCCTCCCTGTGTGTGGGACTCTTGTCACAATCCCTGGTGCACAGAACACACCCAGGCTGCGGTGGGCGGGGATGTGCCCTGTGGAACGAGCACGGGAGCCGGGAATGGGGTCGGGAATGGGGTCGGGAATGGGGTTGTGAGTGACCCGTGTGTGTCTCCCCAGGCCTTGTACAAGCTGTACAGCGCGGCCGCCACCCACAGACACCTGTACCACCACGCCTTCCCCGCGCAGCGCGCCGAGCCCGACGCCGCCGACAGGAAGAAGGTGTAACACGGAGCATCCCCATCGGGGCGTGAGGGAGGTGCCACCGCCCCCTCCTTGGATCAAAACCCTCGATGGAGGTGCTGCTGTTTCCTCCTTGGATCAACCCCCTCACCCTCGATGGAGGTGCTGCTGTCCCCTCCTTGGATCAATATCCATGATGGAGGTGCTGCTGATTCCTCCTCGGATCAACCCCCTCCATGGAGGTTCCACTGTCCCCTCCTTGGATCAACCCCCTCACCCTCGATGGAGGTGCTGCTGTCCCCTCCTTGGATCAACATCCATGATGGAGGTGCCGCTGTTTCCTCCTCGGATCAACCCCCTCCATGGAGGTTCCACTGTCCCCTCCTCGGATCAACCCCTCACCCTCGATGGAGGTGCTGGTGTGTCCTCAACCAACACCCTCGATGGAGGTGCCGCCGCCCCCTCCTTGGATCAACATCCATGACGGAGGTGCCATTGTCTCCTCCTTGATCAACACCCTTGATGGAGGTGCCACTGTCCCCTCTTTGATCAACCCCCTCACCCTCGATGGAGGTGCCACCGCCCCCTCCTTGATCAACACCCTCGATGGAGGTGCCACTGTCCCCTCCTTGGATCAATATCCATGATGGAGGTGCCACTGTCCCCTCCTTGGATCAACCCCCTCCACGGAGGAGCCGCCGTCCCCTCCTCGGTCCAGCCCTCGTGTCCAGCCCCGATCCCGCCGGGagcagggaggagagcaggTCCCACATGGAGCTGTTGGGAGCCGGGAGGTGCCAGCGGGGATCTGTCCATCTGTACATAGGGCGCTCAAGTGCTTTGGTCTGTCACAGCCAACGCCTCCCAGCTCATTTACAAAGCCTTATCTGCCCCTTCTTAATTAGTCACCGCCAGGAAATGGTAATTTACATGATACTGCGACTAAAAAGGCCGAAGCTTATCCAAAAGCCAATTTATTTCAGGTACTTGAACGAGTTAAAACATGTAACCacgtttctttttttccttcaatgaCCTAGTTAATGACATAAACATAATTAAAGGTGTATTAACTTGCTTTATCAGACACTGTACGGGCACTCCTGCTGTGGCGTGTTAACGATGTGTGAGGAACGCGGCCTCTGTTTGTCTGCACAAAGTGTCACTTTGTAGCTGTGTTGGAGGAAGTTTCACTGTATTTCTGTACATATTTATCCATGATAGTGCATAGGACGTGTGGTACAGTTCTATTCTTTTATTGTCAGGACTATTAAAGTTTGCTTTTGGTTCCTAAGAAGTTGGTTTTACAGGGAAAAGTTATTTATTAGCAGGGCAAGAGCTTCTCCTCGGGctgttttttacatttttagtCTCATTTTGGCCTTCAGAGTTGGTGTTTTAAGGGAAATTTACCCACTGACAGACCCAGACCCCACGTGGCTTTTACTGCTTTTAAGAACAGTTTATTTGATATtctaaaaggcaaaaaaatcagCCACACAACCCTCCAGTCATGGAACAAAATGATTTTTATTGAAAGAAGAGGATTTACAGGAAATGTACTTGTTTGTCTGCAGTGTTTATTGCACTGGAAAGAATCCATAAATAACATTTCAGGACCAAACCAAATGGAAATGCTGGAGAGGGTAAGTGGACAATTAAAAATTTCCCCCAAATGAGGAgctttaatatttaaaagacaaaagctCGTTAGAAAAGAACAGTAATTGGTGTTACATCCCTGATTTTCCCCGTGGGGTGGCACAGTGACATTGCCTTTGCCTTCCCACCAGAGTGGGTGGGATTTTGTGAAATGCAGTTTACCCAGGATTTAAAAAAACTCTGCTTAGACATCTTGGTCTTTAGGAAGGTCCAAGAGTTCCCCCTCTGAGAGAGAACAAGTAGGAAATGTGGAGTTGAAGTAAAAAATAAGGCAACTCAGGCTTTGCTTCCACAAAGCGCTCGGATCCGACGGCTGGAACAGCTCCTGGTGTTGCTGAACAGGAACAGGGCTGGTGTTCTGTACATTAAAGCTGTAAACAAAGAGCAGAGTTCCCTCAGGAGAGGGATCCCAAATCCCGAGGGAAACACCCTGAACTGGTCATTTGGATTTGGACAAGGTTTGGAAGCCAGAACATCTCACACACAGTTGTGTCTATTGCCCTTAGAAGGTACAGGGTCAGCCTTTAATGCTGCAGCTGACTGGGAGGACGAGACCAGACCAGGGCTCTGATCAAACTCCACGCTGGTTTTCAGGATAACAAACTACTCCTTGcatgggaaacaaaaaaaaaaaagattaacaAACAATCTCCATTTTTATAAACAACACATGTAGAAAAATATTCAAGAGGATAATAACAAAGGTGCAACGTCAACAAAAATAAGCTGCCTTTTCAACGAAAGCACTTCTTTGTCAGAGTTTTGAGTGTGACAGAAACCTGTTAAAGCTGTTGAGTGTCCCCGGGGGGCGCTGGGAGGGCGGGGTCAATAGTTCTTGCCGTGCTGGCTGTACCACTGTTGGCGCTGCTGGCGCTGCTCCAGCTCGGCCAGCAGCGCCTGCCGGAACGCCTCGTACAGCTTCACGATGCGCTCCAGCTCCTTCATGAACAGCAGCTTCAGCATCCCCTGGTACGTGTCCAGGTCCGCCAGCTGGAACAGCTCCCACTTCAGGATGTGGTCGTACCTGCCGGGAGGGAGAGGGGGGTTCAGCTGCTGAAAATTGAGCAGTCACGTCAAAGTGAGCTGGAGAAACAACACAGGGAAACTGCACAAGTTCAGGGCACGccaagggctgcaggaatggtACAGGCCCCCTCGGTGATCAGAATAAACCAACACAAAAACACAGAggatgagagagctggggggtcacctggagaagagaaggctccagggagacctgagagccccttccagagcctaaaggggctccaggagagctggagagggactggggacaagggatggagggacaggacacagggaatggcttcccatggccagagggcagggccgggtgggatactgggaaggaattggtggctgggagggtgggcaggccctggcacaggttgtcccatccctgggagtgtcccaggccaggctggacagggcttggagcaccctgggatagcgggaggtgtccctgcccatggcagggggtgggatgggatggacttaaaggtcccttccaactcaaaccattccatgattccatgaaaagGCATTTTGGAAGCTTTAAACCAGCAACTCCACCCAGAACAAGCCTCCAAGATTTAGCATAAAATACGTGTTAAAATTAGAGGAACACATTAATGACTCCCTCAGGTCCCTCCCAGGGGACAGGACACTGCCAgcctgccctcccagcccacttCTGGTCCCAAAGTGTTCTCCTTCCAGCTGCAACGAGCACTCCTGGACACCCAAACCCTCCAATTAACCCATCTGGGCTAATTAGCAGCAATAATCTACAACAGATATTTAATGCTGAGAAAAGCAAGCCCTGAGGTGGTTCCATCCCCACTGCCATGACCctcctttcctgctctccacTGGGCTTCTAAACACAACTCACTCCCAATCTCATTTTCTGAACTTGGAAATAGGCAGTTGGTGACTGTAATTATTAAAAGAATTGGAGAAATTCATGGAATAACTGAGTTATTTAGTGCAGCCAAGTTACAGGAGAGATGGATTCACTTCAGTGGGGGCTGAAGCCAAAACAGGAGTAAATTCATGCAAATTTATTGCTACACCCACTGAAAGGTCACCAGAGAAGCACCAAGACATGCAGGGGCCTTCCAAAGATGCTCTGAGGAATTTTAACAATTTAATGAACTGCAAACTTCCTAAAGAACAGATTAAAGTTACCCCTAATCTTGACAGGGCTGCACTGCTAAAAtcccttttcccccaaaaagaagagaaataacaAATTGCAGCTGTTTGGAGTTGGAGCTCTGCATTGACAAAGAGGGTTCTGAAGGTTTCCAGGCACAAACACCTTGGGAAGGAGCTGATTAAACACCTTTCCCACTCACCATGAGCCAAATCAATCCCACACTGAGAAACAGGAGGTTAAAATGACTTCAGTGCAAAACTGTGCTGAGAattaaaagttttaaaactttAACACTGATTTAAGTTGTCTCAACCTACTTGATACACAGAAAttccttaaatttttttttaaattgtcttaTATTAATTTCAAGGCAAATATCCATAAAAATCCACACGACACAGggtgaaatatttaaaattacattgcCTGGATGTGCCAAAGGCCTAAGAAAGGAAAGCAGCCAAATGTGTTTCTAGGAAACAAGTCCTCCCAGAGGTGACAGGAACTCAGAGTGTCCCTGGTGCCTCAGAGTTCTGGGGGATTTTAGGGCAATTTAAATCCTCATGGGCTGCTGGCAAACCCAGCAGTCACAAGAAGTAATAAAATCCATTCAAACTGTAGTTACTCAAAGCAGGTAataaaaaaagggattttttttttgtgtaagtCACTGAACATCACACAGAGCCTGAATTTTCAACTCCAGACTGACCTCCTTGCTGTTGTAAAACTGAGTTTCTCCACGTTCTCCTTATGCAAAAGTACATGATTTAATAactgttttggggttttattagTTTATATGTAGTGTTcctcttctgcagagctgcacccaCTAGAAAATGCAATTTGGTTCATTATCCTCACTCAGATCTTTTCCTGGAGGAGACTCCCTGCCCCTACAGCAGTTTCTTTGACAAAA contains the following coding sequences:
- the ATL1 gene encoding atlastin-1 isoform X3 is translated as MVPVPLPLPPLPPRAAVAAAAPPDAARVGARAEPPQPPPWPGAAGTAAAGDAVDWVGDYNEPLTGFSWRGGSERETTGIQIWSEVFLVDKPDGTKVAVLLMDTQGTFDSQSTLRDSATVFALSTMISSIQVYNLSQNVQEDDLQHLQLFTEYGRLAMEETFLKPFQSLIFLVRDWSFPYEFSYGSDGGARFLEKRLKVSGNQHEELQNVRKHIHSCFSKISCFLLPHPGLKVATNPNFDGKLKEIDDEFIKNLKILIPWLLSPESLDVKEINGNHITCRGLVEYFKAYIKIYQGEELPHPKSMLQATAEANNLAAVATAKDTYSKRMEEVCGGDKPFLAPSDLQSKHAELKEEAVRLFRGVKKMGGEEFSRRYLQQLEGEIDELYIQYIKHNDSKNIFHAARTPATLFVVIFITYVSAGVTGFVGLDIIASLCNMVMGLTLITLCTWAYIRYSGEYRELGAVIDQVAAALWDQGSTNEALYKLYSAAATHRHLYHHAFPAQRAEPDAADRKKV